From a single Kryptolebias marmoratus isolate JLee-2015 linkage group LG6, ASM164957v2, whole genome shotgun sequence genomic region:
- the hpxa gene encoding hemopexin yields the protein MKLLLCLCLAFALTLAQDHHGQKDDHHGHHGDHHGGANLIDCCKGVEMDAATENEEGIPYFFKGQFLYKGFSGKAELSNESFAELDDHHHLGHVDAAFRMHFKDDPTHHNRIFFFLDNKVFAYYQHKLEEGYPKDISEVFPGIPDHLDAAVECPEPDCDEDSVIFFKEDEIYHFNIKDKKVHEKTFKNMPNCTVAFRFLDHYYCFHGHKFSKFDPKTGEVHGKYPKETRDYFVRCPKFSDDSDHLERERCSHVHLDAITSDDAGNIYAFRGHHFIREDPDKNMTVDTIENAFKELHSDVDAVFSYQDHLYMIKDDQIYVYRVGEPHTHLDGYPKPVKEELGIEGPIEAAFVCADHHIVHIIKDEHMYEVDMSVTPRVVKAQVPLSLLKKVDAAMCGPQGVTVVVGNHFYRFASPMIFVAGRMMPRQHRVSRELLGCDH from the exons ATGAAGCTGCTCCTGTGTCTCTGCCTGGCCTTTGCTTTAACACTGGCTCA AGATCACCATGGACAAAAAGATGATCACCATGGACACCATGGGGATCACCATGGTGGAGCTAATTTGATAGATTGTTGTAAGGGTGTTGAGATGGATGCTGCAACAGAGAATGAAGAGGGAATCCCttacttttttaaag GTCAGTTCTTATACAAGGGCTTCAGTGGCAAAGCTGAGCTGTCCAATGAGTCCTTTGCTGAGTTGGATGACCATCACCACCTGGGCCATGTAGATGCTGCTTTCCGAATGCACTTCAAGGATGATCCCACCCACCACAACcgcatcttcttcttcttg GACAACAAAGTCTTTGCTTACTACCAACACAAGCTGGAGGAAGGCTATCCCAAGGACATCTCAGAAGTCTTTCCTGGAATCCCAGACCACCTGGATGCTGCTGTGGAATGTCCCGAACCAGACTGTGATGAAGACTCTGTTATCTTCTTCAAGG AAGACGAGATCTACCACTTCAATATTAAAGACAAGAAAGTACACGAAAAAACGTTCAAGAATATGCCCAACTGCACAGTGGCTTTCCGGTTTCTGGATCACTACTACTGCTTCCACGGGCACAAGTTCTCTAAGTTCGACCCGAAAACCGGGGAAGTCCATGGGAAATACCCCAAAGAGACTCGTGATTACTTCGTAAGGTGCCCCAAGTTTA GTGACGACAGTGACCATCTGGAAAGAGAGCGCTGCAGCCACGTTCACCTGGATGCCATCACATCCGACGATGCTGGAAACATTTATGCCTTCAGAG GTCACCATTTCATTCGGGAAGACCCCGACAAAAACATGACTGTTGACACCATCGAGAACGCCTTCAAAGAGCTGCACAGTGACGTGGATGCTGTTTTCTCTTATCAGGATCACCTCTACATGATCAAG gatGACCAAATCTATGTTTACAGAGTTGGAGAGCCCCACACTCACCTGGATGGTTATCCCAAGCCTGTGAAAGAGGAGCTGGGCATCGAGGGCCCCATTGAAGCCGCATTTGTCTGCGCAGACCATCACATTGTTCACATTATCAAAG ATGAACACATGTATGAGGTGGATATGTCGGTCACGCCTCGTGTTGTAAAAGCACAGGTTCCACTCTCCCTCCTCAAGAAGGTTGACGCCGCCATGTGTGGTCCTCAAGGAGTCACAGTGGTCGTAGGAAACCACTTCTACCGCTTTGCGAGCCCCATGATTTTCGTTGCTGGCAGGATGATGCCCCGGCAGCACAGGGTGTCTCGGGAGCTGCTCGGCTGTGATCACTGA